GATTTTCTACTCCGGCAGCGCCACCGGCACTCGTTACGATCGTGGCCTGGTCTGGAAGAAGGTATTCAGCAACGGCGTGGTGGCAGGTCTGGGTTACCAGTTCGGCAACACCGCCGGCCAGTTCGCGCGCAATACCACCAAATCTGCAGCGATCGGCTACAACGGTTCGAACTTCATCGTTTCCGGCTTTATCAACCAGGCCGATGTCGGCAACGGCGTCGATACCAACCTCGAAAAGCACAAATCTTTTGGGCTGGGCGGCAGCTACATTTTCGATCTGGTGCGTTTGAATGCCGGCTACTTCCATTACACGGCAGAGCAAGGTGCACTCGGCCAGCGTAAGGACAATGCGTACACCGTATCGGCCAAATTCACGCCGCAAGGTTCGTTTGACTATGAAATCGGCTACCAGGTGATGAAGGCTGACAACGCTGCCTACAACGCAGCCGGCACCAGCACCCTGAACGCCTACGCCGACGCCAGCGGCTCGACCGCCACCGGCAGCGGCAACAAGAAAACCCTGTACGGTTCGACCTTCTACCATCTGTCGAAGCGTACCGAACTGTATGTGGCTGCCGACTATATGAAACTTAGCGACGGCTATCGCGTCGGTTCGGCCAACGGCTTCAAGAACCAGACTGAATTCGCGATGGGCATGCGCACCCGCTTCTAGCCCTATTTTTAACCCTGTTTGAATCCGGCGTCATTGCCGGGACTGCCGTAAAACTTGAAGCTGGCAAGGACTCTATGGTCTTGCCAGCTTTTTTATTGCCGGCAACTGTTGCCGGCTTCAGGCGCGATTTTCCGTACAGAACTATCCATTCCGCCTCCTCAGCCAGCGCTAAGTATTTGCAACTATCCTGTCGCCAGCAAGTCTCAAACGACCAAATTGACGCAGCGGCATCTCGCTAGATCCTGAAACTTAAAGGCCCCATGGAAGAATTCAATCAATCGCTGTTCCTGTTATTCAACGCCAGCGCGCATCCCAATCCGATCACCCTCAACACCGCGATGGTTGCTGCAGACCTGCTCATTTACCTGATTCCGGTTTCGCTGCTGGTCGGCTGGCTGCGCGGCTCAGAAGCCACCCGCAAGCTGATGCTGGAAGCAGTCGTGGCCGGCATCGTCGGCCTCTCCATCAGCATGCTGTGCGGCATGCTCTGGCAGCATCCGCGGCCTTTCGCGATCGGCCTCGGCACCAACTTCCTGGCGCACAGCCCGGATTCATCGTTCCCCAGCGATCACCTGACGCTGCAGTGGAGCGTCGCTTTCAGCTTCCTGCTGCACAAGCGCTTGCGCACTCTCGGCCTGGTGTACAGCCTGCTCGGCTTGCCGATGGCGTGGGCGCGCATGTATCTGGGCGTCCACTATCCATTCGACATGGCGGGCGCCGCCGCGGTCGCCGCGGTCAGCGCCATCATCTGCCATCGCTGCACGCCTTGGTTCATGGCGCCGCTGTTCCGCTGCGCTTCCGCCATCTACGGCTTCCTGTTTGCGCCGCTGATCCGGCGCGGCTGGATGATGAAGTAACGATCCGGAAAGCTAGTTCCACTATGTTCAGATCACGCCCTGCTCGCGCAGCGCGGCGATCTGCTCCGGACTTCTGCCGATACCTGCCAATATCTCAGCGGTATGCTGGCCCAGTTCGGGACCGACCCAGTTAGTCTGACCCGGCGTCGCCGACAGCTTGGGCACGATGCCCGGCAGGTCGATCGGCTGGCCATCCGGTAACGTATGCTGCTGGATCATGTCGCGCGCGCGGAAATGCGGGTCCTGGTGAATGTCCGCAGCGGTATATACTTTGCTGCTCGGCACTTCCGCCTGCTCCAGCACTTGCAGCACGTGCTCCAGCGCATGTTGCGAAGTCCATTCGGTGATGGCGGCGTCGAGCATATCGTTGTTCTGCGCGCGGCCGTCATTGCGCGCCAGGCGTGGATCTTCGGCGAGGTCGCCGCGGCCGATGGCATGCATCAGGCGCTTGAAGATACTGTCGCCATTGCCAGCGATGATCACATAATGTTCACCCCGCTCATCGCTCAGGCAAGGATAGGTGCTGGACGGCGAAATGCCGGGGAAGCTGGCGCCGGTGCGTTCGCGTACGAAGCCGAATTCGGCGTATTCGGGAATCAGGCTTTCCATCACGCCGAACACCGCTTCATACAAGGCGATATCGATGAACTGCCCTTTGCCGCCATTGGCCTTCAGGTGATGCATGGCCAGCAGCGCGCCGATCACGCCATACAAGGACGCTAGCGTGTCGCCGATGCTGACGCCGACCCGCACCGGCGGCCGGTCCGGATAGCCGGCCAGGTTGCGCAAGCCGCCCATCGACTCGGCAATCGCGGCAAATCCCGGGCGCGCATGATAGGGACCGTCCTGACCGTAGCCGGAAACGCGCACCATGATCAGGTTCGGGTTGATCTTTGACAGCTGCTCCCAACCGAGGCCCCAGCCCTCCAGCGTGCCGGGGCGGAAATTCTCGATCACGATATCGGCATCCTTGACCAGGTCGCGCACGATCTGCTGACCCTGCTCTGATTTCAGGTTCAGCGTCACCGATTTCTTGTTGCGGCTCTGCGAATACCACCATAGCGAGGTGCCGTTGTGCAGCTTGCGCCACTTGCGCAGCGGATCGCCGTCGCCGGGCGACTCGATCTTGATGACCTCGGCGCCGAACTGGCCCAGCAGGCTGGCGGCATAGGGGCCGGCAATCAAGGTGCCGAGTTCGATCACCTTGACGCCCTGGAGGGAGGATTGCTGTTCTGCGGATGGCTGGTTCATGTCTGTAATCTGCTGGCTGCGGATCGCCGATTATAGAATATGTCCGCACGTGCACGGCTAAGAACGGCGCCAGCCCTGGCTTCGGCGGAAAAATACGTGCCGCAACGCAACAATTACTCGCATCGCCAGGCCCGTTGCGGCTGGCCGCCGCCGACGGGTTAGAATAGCATGTAGCGCCACGCAACATGTGCAACCAGAAGTAACTCCTTTTGGCTGCTGCTGGCGCGCGGTCTACTATTTAATCACTAAGAAATGCGTGGGAAATATCATGAAGAAAATTGTTCTGATGGTACTGGCTGCAGCGGCCCTGATGGCGACCAGTTCGGCCAGCTTTGCATACGGCTATTATGGACATGGCGGCTTCTACGGCCCGCGCTTTGGCGTCACCATAGGCGGACCGCTGTACTGGGGCCCGCCGCCGGTGTACTACGCGCCGCCGCCGGTCTATTACGCACCGGCGCCGGTGTATGTGGAACCCGAACCGCAAACCTATATAGAAAAAGCCCCTAACTACGCTTATTACTGCCCGAGTCCGGCGGGCTATTATCCGCAGATCCCGCGCTGCCCCAAAGGCTGGATGAAAGTATTGCCGGATGAAGCTCAACCTCGATAAGGCGGTGTAACGATGAACAGTACAACCAAGATATTTGCGGTCTCGATGGCCGTCCTGCTGTCCGGCTGCGTCACCGCGCCAACCGGTCCCAATGTGATGGCGCTGCCTGGCGCCGGCAAGAGCTACGAACAGTTCCGCAATGACGAAGCAGCCTGCCAGCGTGCAGCGCAAGACCGCATAGGTCCATATGCACCGCAGGCGGCGGCAGATAATGCTGTCGGCACAGCGGCAGCCGGCACCGTCATCGGCGCAGCAGCTGGCGCCCTGATCGGTGCGGCAACCGGCCGTGCCGGCGCCGGCGCGGCGATCGGCGGCGGTGTCGGTTTGCTGGCTGGCAGTTCGGTCGCCGGCGACTCGGCTGCGCGCAGCAGCTATGGCATGCAGCGTGAGTACAACAATGTGTATACCCAATGCATGTACGCCAAGGGCAACCAGGTACCGGTCTCCGGCGGCTATGCCAACAGCCGCCGCCAGTATGCGCCGCCGCAATATGCACCGGCGCCGCAGTACTCGGTGCCGCCCGACTACTATCCGCCGCAACGCGGCAACTACGGCCCTCCGCCAGACTACGCGCCTTACTGATCCTGGCTGATCACGACCACTACAAAGACATGCTGCGGCATGTCTTTGTGCATTCCGGGGCGTGCATTTCTGCTGCTGCCCGCCTCGAATTCCTCCTCCAGCGGATCTGAAGCAACGCGACTTTTGCCTTCGGCCCGGCCTCGCCTCAAGTTACAATATTGACAATGACGCGCCGCCATTTAATCCATGGCAATATGCAATCCCGTGGCGCCGACCTGTTTCAATCCCAAGGAGATAGAGGATGAGTTTCATCGTAGTTATTCTGGCTTTGCTGTTCCTGATGTTTGTCGCTTATCGCGGCTACAGCGTTATCCTGTTTGCGCCGGTCGCCGCTCTCGGCGCGGTATTGCTGACCGATCCCGGCATGGTGGCGCCGATGTTCACCAGCGTCTTCATGGAAAAGATGGTGGGCTTCGTCAAGCTCTACTTCCCGGTGTTCCTGCTCGGCGCGGTATTCGGCAAGGTAATCGAACTCTCCGGATTTTCCAAGTCCATCGTCTCCAGCGTGATCCAGGTGGTCGGACGGCAGCGCGCCATGCTCTCCATCGTGCTGGTATGCGGACTGCTGACCTACGGCGGCGTATCGCTGTTTGTGGTGGTGTTTGCGGTCTATCCGTTTGCCGCGGAAATGTTCCGCCAGGGCGGCATCCCGAAGCGCCTGATTCCCGGCACCATTGCCCTCGGCGCCTTTACCTTCACCATGGATTCCCTGCCAGGCACGCCGCAGATCCAGAACATCATTCCCACCACCTTTTTCAATACCACCACCTGGGCCGCGCCTTGGCTGGGCGTGATCGGCGCCGTCTTCATCCTGGTCACCGGCCTGCTGTACCTGGAGTGGTGCCGCCGCAAGGCTGCCGCCAATGGCGAAGGCTATGGCACCGAACTGTTGAACGAGCCGGAGCCGATAGCCGACGGCAAGCTGCCGCATCCCTTGATCGCCCTGCTGCCGCTGGTGCTGGTAGGCGTCATGAACAAATTTTTCACTAGCTGGATCCCCACGGTCTACGGCGCCAGCCATGAAATGACGCTGGCCGGCGCCAGCAAGCCGATCACCACCCAGGTGTCGGGCGTGGTGGCTATCTGGGCAGTGGAAGCCGCCCTGCTGATAGGGATTTTTTCAGTGCTGCTGTTCGCTTTTAAAAGCGTCAAGGAAAAATTCGCAGAAGGCAGCAAGGCCGCCGTCAGCGGCGCCTTGCTGGCATCGATGAACACCGCCTCCGAATACGGCTTCGGCGCCGTCATCGCCGGCCTGCCAGGCTTTGTGGTAATCGCCAACGCCCTGAAAAGCATCCCCAACCCGCTGGTCAACGAAGCCGTCACCGTCACCACCCTGGCCGGCGTCACCGGCTCCGCCTCCGGCGGCCTCAGCATCGCCCTCGCCGCCATGTCGCACACCTTCATAGAAAACGCCCAGGCCGCCGGCATCCCCATGGAAGTCCTGCACCGCGTCGCCGCCATGGCCAGCGGCGGCATGGATACCCTGCCGCACAACGGCGCCGTGATTACCCTGCTGGCTGTAACCGGGCTATCGCACCGGCAGTCGTACAAGGATATTTTTGTGGTAACCCTGATCAAGACGGCAGCGGTGTTTGTGGTGATCGGGACTTACTACCTGACGGGCATAGTCTAAAAAAACACACTGTCGCAGATGCTGTTTTTCACGTTTGGGGGTTGCCCTTGTTTTTGAATTACCGCGCAGGCAAGCAAAAGAAAGTGCATGCCTGCCACCGTTCTTAGCATGCCACCGCACGCACTCCGTAGCCCGTCAATTGGGGTCAGAGTAATTTTCGCAAAGAACGCGAAAAAAAACTCTGACCCCAATTGACTATCGCGCCGCAGTTTTGACGTTGATGTTGCTTTTGACGTTGCCGTTGCCGTTGTTTTTGACGTACCCCGCATTGAGACGTTGCCAAATCCGGCGCGTGTCAGCCGGGAATTGTGGGGGACATGTTTGAGCCGAAGGCGAGTTTTGTCCCCCACCCGGCTGATACGCGCCGGATTTGGGGACCCGACCGAAGGGAGGGCAACGGCTTTGCGGTCGCCTTTTCTTTGCTTACTTTCTTTTGGCCGGGCCGCGCAGGCAAGCAAAAGAAAGTAAGTAGCTGCCGGGCTACCCCCGGCAAGCGTCCACGGAGTACAAAACGTTTTAGCAACCCTCAGACCATTCTTAGCATGCCACCGACCATGCTCCGTAGAACGTCAAATGGGGTCAGAGTAATTTTCGCAAAGGACGCGAAAAAAAACTCTGACCCCATTTGACTGCTTAGCGGGTGATTTACAGTGCTGGCTTGGCGGAAATGCTAGTTCAGAGCGGGCAAACGCAAGGTCACTTCCAGGCCGCCCGCCGGGTGATTCCGCAACTGCAAAGTAGCCCGGTGATTCTCCGCGATATTCCGCGCAATCGTCAGCCCAAGCCCGGTGCCGCCAGTATCCCGCGACCGCGAAGTCTCCAGCCGGAAGAATGGATCAAACACCCTCTCCAGCAATTCCGCAGGAATCCCCACCCCGCCATCCCGAATACGGATCACGATATCCGCCCCCTCCCGCCCCACCTGCAAACGCGCATAACGCCCGTACTTGGTCGCGTTATCCACCAGATTAATCAGGCAACGACGCAAAGCGTTAGGCTGCGCCACGATCGAAGCCCGCGTGCGCCCCTCCAGCGTGACATCCTGCCGCGCATCCACCGCATCGGCACAGACGCTATCGAGCAAGGAATCGATATCCAGCTTCTGCATCGCCTCCGCCGAATCCATGCTGCGCGCCAGATCCAGCCCCTCGCGCACCATGCTCTGCATGACCGCCAGGTCCTCCAGCAATTTCTGGCGCAATTCGCCGTCGCCCACTTTTTCCAGGCGCAGGCGCAAGCGCGTCAAAGGCGTCTGCAAATCATGCGTGATCGCCGCCAGCATGTGAGTCCGATGCTGGATCTGCCGCTTGATGCGCGCCTGCATGGCATTGAAAGCGGTCGCAGCCTGCCGCACTTCGGTAGGCCCGCTTTCATCCAGCGGCGGCCGGTCGATATCGCTGCCCAGTTCGCCGGCGGCATTCGCCAGCAGCTGGATCGGGCGCGCCGTCATCTTGGCGACGACAAACGCCAGCACCGCGATCAGCACCATGAACAAGGCGAAATACAGCGAAGGAAAAGGCATCCCGGGCGGCCTTCCGCCGGGTGCGCCGGGCTCGCGCATCACGCGCAGCTTGACCTTCAGGACGGCGCCGTCCTTGAGGGCGACATATACCGCCTGGCATTCATCGAAATGGCGAGGACCAGTGCGTTCACGCAGCTTGCAATCCTTCTGCTTGACGACGGTCACGCGGCGTTCGCTGCCCAGCTTGGATTTTATCGCGCTCGTCAGCGAGGGGTTGTCGTTGACCGTCGGTTCGGTTTCGTTGACCAGGCTAGACTCGAGACCGAATTTTTCACTGGTCTGCAGCACGATGCTGCGGGTATCGGGACCGACATTGTCGATTGAAATGACGATCTGCTCGATGCGGTCGGCAATCCGCGATTCGTACCATTCCTTGAAATTCTTGCGCCGTTCGCTATCCGCCAGCCAGCCAGTGCTGCCGACCGCAACCAGGATCCCCGCCAGCAGAATCAGGAATACCCGGTTCGCCACCGAGCCAAAGAAATTTCTCACTGACAGTATTCCTTTTTCTACCGAGCGGACGTCGCGACTGGATCATGCAGCCGCATCACGACTCTACTGTCACTGCGGTGGCCAGGACATAGCCTTCGTTGCGCACGGTCTTGATGATTACTGGCGTGCGGGCATCGTCGCCCAGCTTCTGGCGCAGGCGGCTGATCTGGATGTCGACCGAACGGTCGAAAGGATCGGATTCGCGGCCCTGGGTCAGTTCCAGCAGCTGGTCGCGGTTCAGCACCCGGTTCGGATGATCGAGGAACACCTTGAGAATGCGATATTCCGCACCCGACAAGGCCACCACCAGGCCGTCGTGGTTGACCAGGTGGCGCGCGATCAGGTCCAGCGTCCAGTGGCCGAACTGGATCTGCTGGGCTTCCGGCGACGCCATATTCGGCGGCAAGGCTTGGGTGCGGCGCAACACGCTGCGGATGCGGGCAAACAGCTCGCGCGGCTCGAACGGCTTCGACAGATAGTCGTCGGCGCCCATTTCCAGCCCCAGGATGCGGTCCAGCGGCTCGCCGCGCGCGGTCAGCATGATCACCGGGATATTCGAATCGGCGCGCAGATTGCGGCACAGCGTCAGGCCGTCTTCGCCCGGCAAGGTAAGATCCAGCACCACCAGGTCGACCCGGGTTTCCGCCAGCACTTTGCGCATGTCGCTGCCGTTGGTCGCCATCAGGGTGCGGAAGCCATTGGCATCCAGGTATTCGGCCAGCAAAGTCCGGATTTCGTGGTCGTCGTCGACCACCAATATATGAGCAGCGGTTTCCATGTGCTTGATTATCCTAGTAGCTGCAGTAAGACCGGAAGTACGGCCAATCCAAAATTCAGGCTATCCATGCCGGTCATCGTCGTTGATAACGATGCATTCAAGACAAACTATAGCCGATACGCAACGACAGCAAGTATTTGCCGTTTTCGGGATTATGGCAAGCCGGCGCAAGAAAGACGATAGTAATTTGTATATTGGCATATCCGCCACGCACCCCGACACTTTAGGATACAAAGCAAACTTGACGCCATACATGCGGATACAAAGCTCGATCTCTATGAAAAACCGGCGATACACCAGCGCGTTCCAATGCGAACTGTGCGGATTGCACTCACATTCATAGAAGGACTCCACCATGTTCAAGCTTCGCAAACAATTACTGATCGGCGTGACTGCATTGAGCATTGCCACCATGGGCCTGACTGCCTACGCCCAGACCGACGGCGCCAGGAAGGGCCCGCCGACACCGGAACAGCAAGCCAAATTCGCCGACCGCATGGCAAAAATGCAGGCCAAATGGCATGACGACCTGAAGATCACGGCAGCGCAGGAACCTGCCTGGCAAACCTTCATCGGCAAGATCAAGCCGGTCCGGCCGGCCGAGCCGCCCAAGCGCCCAAGCAAGGAAGACTGGGACAAACTGACAGCGCCGGAACGCCTGGAGCACCGGATGGAATTCCTGAAACGCGCTGAAACCCGCCTGGCCGACCATACTGCCGCGGTCAAGGAATTCTATGCTGTCCTGACGCCGGTGCAGCAAAAGGTCTTTGACGAGCACTTCAAGCAGCTGGAAAAACGCCGTTTCGGCCATCACGGTGAGCACCGCGGCGGCCCTGACGGCGCTCCGGAAGGCCGTCCATAACGCGGGAGCCAGATCCCGCCGCCGGCCCCTGCCGGGCCGGGCAACAGGCGAAGCCGTAGACGTTGCGCGCATCACGGCGCGCAACCCTGCGGCTTCATCATTTGCCGCCCTGCTTTTGGCGCGCGGCAGCCGCCAATTGCCGTTGGCATTGCCTGCCGCTACACTGCCAGACGCCGTTCATTAATTTGAAACAATTTCTAATAAATACACACGGCGGTAAAATTTACTCGCTAAACTCATGTAATTACACTTCGACAATCCGTTGACTCCTGATTCCAGCGGATCCAGCATTGCATCCGACCACACTCTGACTGACCTCCTGCCTGCGATGACTACTACACCGACTCCAAAAATCGACCAACCTAGCCAGCCGCAAAGCCGGCCTGCCCTGCTTCCCAACCAGCGCCAGGACGGATTTCAGCGCGGCTGGCTGTGGCTGGTTGCAGTCGTGGTGCTGGCCTTGGCAGCCTACCTGATCTGGGGTCGCACTCATCCGGCCGCCGACGGCGCCGCGGGAAAGCCAGACCAGGCAGGGCAAGCCGCAAACGGCGGCGCTAAAGGCGCGGGTAAAGGTGGTAAGCGCGGCGCCTTCGCCGGCGCCGGCGGTCCATTGCCGGTCGGTGTCGCGGTCGCCAAGAGCGGCGATATCAACATCTATATTTCGGGCCTGGGCAGCGTCACTCCCGAAGCCACGGCTATCGTCAAGAGCCGGGTCGACGGCCAGTTGATGAAATTGCATTTCCAGGAAGGCCAGGTAGTGAAAGCCGGCGCCTTGCTGGCAGAACTGGATCCGCGCCCTTACCAGGTTGCCGTGACGCAGGCCGAAGGCCAACTGGCCAAAGACACTGCCTTGCTGAAAGCCGCGCAAATCGATTTGCAGCGCTATCGCACCTTGCTGGCGCAGGATTCCATTGCCAGCCAGCAGGTCGATACCCAGGCGGCGCTGGTCAAGCAATATGAAGGCACGGTCAAGTCGGACCAGGGTTCGCTCGACAGCGCCCGTCTGCAGCTCACCTACTCGCGTGTCACCGCGCCGATCGGCGGCCGTCTAGGCCTGCGCCAGGTCGACCTCGGCAACGTGGTGCATGCCAGCGACACCAACGGCATCGTCATCATCACCCAGTTACAGCCGATCACCACCGTATTCAGCATTCCCGAAGATAATATCCCCAGCGTCATGAAGCAGATCCAGGCCGGCAAGAAACTGCCGACCGACGTCTGGGACCGCGACCAGAAGAACAAGCTCGACAGCGGCTACCTGCTCACCATCGACAACCAGGTCGACAGCACTACCGGCACGGTCAAGCTGAAAGCTGAATTGCCGAATGCCGGCTACACCTTGTTCCCGAGCCAGTTCGTCAATGCCCGCATGCTGCTCGACACCCGCAAGAACGCCATCGTGATTCCGAACGCCGCTATCCAGCGCGGTTCCAAAGGCACTTTCGTGTATGTGGTCAAGCCCGACCACAGCGTCACCATCCGCCAGGTAATGGCCGGTCCGACCGAAGGCGAATCGACCGCCATCGAGCAAGGCATCGCCGCCGGCGAAACCGTCGTCATCGACGGCATCGACAAACTCAAGGAAGGCGCCAAAGTGGAGCCCGTGATGCGCGGCGGTCCTGCCGCGGCGCCAGCCGCCGCCGATGCCGCCGGCGCCCACAAGGGCGGCCACCGCCGTCGCCAGGATGGCGCTGCCGCTGGCGATGCGCCTGCCGCGCCCGCCGCCGCCAACAAGAGCAACAGCCAATAACCGGCTGTAAAGAACGGAACGCATGAATCCCTCACGCCAGTTTATTCTCCGGCCGGTCGCCACATCCCTGTTGATGCTGGCGATTTTCCTGGCCGGCATCGTCGCCTACAAGCAGCTACCGCTTTCGGCCCTGCCGGAAGTCGATTATCCGACCATCCAGGTGGTAACGCTGTATCCCGGCGCCAGCCCTGACGTCATGACTTCCTCGGTGACGGCGCCGCTGGAGCGGCAGTTCGGCCAGATGCCTGGCCTTAACCAGATGTCGTCCACCAGTTCCGGCGGCGCTTCGGTCATCACGCTGCAGTTCAGCCTGGACCTGAGCCTGGATATCGCCGAGCAGGAAGTACAGGCGGCAATCAACGCCGGCAGCAACCTGCTGCCGTCCGACCTGCCGACGCCGCCGATCTACAACAAGGTCAATCCGGCCGACACCCCTATCCTGTCGCTGGCGATCACCTCCAAAACCCTGCCGCTGCCGAAGGTGCAGGATCTGATCGATACCCGCCTGGCGCAAAAGATTTCGCAAGTGCCGGGCGTAGGCCTGGTCAGTCTGTCGGGTGGCCAGCGGCCTGCCGTGCGGCTGCAGCTGAATCCGCGCGCCATCGCCGCGCTGGGCATGAATCTTGACGATATCCGCACCGCCATCGGCAACGCCAACGTCAACCAGGCCAAGGGCAGTTTCGACGGCCCCTCGCGCGCCTCGACCATCGACGCCAACGACCAGCTGCGCTCAGCCGACGAATACCGCAACCTGATCATCGCCTACAAGAGCGGCGCGCCGATCCGCGTCTCCGATGTCGCCGATGTCGTCGACGATGCCGAAAACGTGCGGCTGGCGGCCTGGGCCAACCAGTCGCCGGCGATCATCCTGAACATCCAGCGGCAACCGGGCGCCAACGTCATCGGCGTGGTCGACAACATCAAGAAGATCCTGCCGAAACTGCAGGACACCCTGCCCGGCGCCATCGATGTCCAGATCCTGACCGACCGCACCACTACCATCCGCGCCTCGGTGTCAGATGTGCAGTTCGAACTGCTGCTGTCGATCGCGCTGGTGGTGATGGTGATTTTCCTGTTCCTGCGCAGCGTCCCCGCCACCATCATTCCCAGCGTGGCGGTGCCGCTGTCGCTGATCGGCACGTTCGGCGTCATGTACCTGACCGGGTTTTCAGTCAACAACCTGACCCTGATGGCGCTCACCATCGCCACCGGTTTCGTGGTCGACGATGCGATCGTGATGATCGAAAATATTTCGCGCTATATCGAAGAAGGCATGAAGCCTCTGCAGGCGGCCTTGAAAGGCGCCGAGCAGATCGGCTTCACCAT
The sequence above is a segment of the Collimonas sp. PA-H2 genome. Coding sequences within it:
- a CDS encoding response regulator: METAAHILVVDDDHEIRTLLAEYLDANGFRTLMATNGSDMRKVLAETRVDLVVLDLTLPGEDGLTLCRNLRADSNIPVIMLTARGEPLDRILGLEMGADDYLSKPFEPRELFARIRSVLRRTQALPPNMASPEAQQIQFGHWTLDLIARHLVNHDGLVVALSGAEYRILKVFLDHPNRVLNRDQLLELTQGRESDPFDRSVDIQISRLRQKLGDDARTPVIIKTVRNEGYVLATAVTVES
- a CDS encoding Spy/CpxP family protein refolding chaperone, with product MFKLRKQLLIGVTALSIATMGLTAYAQTDGARKGPPTPEQQAKFADRMAKMQAKWHDDLKITAAQEPAWQTFIGKIKPVRPAEPPKRPSKEDWDKLTAPERLEHRMEFLKRAETRLADHTAAVKEFYAVLTPVQQKVFDEHFKQLEKRRFGHHGEHRGGPDGAPEGRP
- a CDS encoding CaiB/BaiF CoA-transferase family protein, whose protein sequence is MNQPSAEQQSSLQGVKVIELGTLIAGPYAASLLGQFGAEVIKIESPGDGDPLRKWRKLHNGTSLWWYSQSRNKKSVTLNLKSEQGQQIVRDLVKDADIVIENFRPGTLEGWGLGWEQLSKINPNLIMVRVSGYGQDGPYHARPGFAAIAESMGGLRNLAGYPDRPPVRVGVSIGDTLASLYGVIGALLAMHHLKANGGKGQFIDIALYEAVFGVMESLIPEYAEFGFVRERTGASFPGISPSSTYPCLSDERGEHYVIIAGNGDSIFKRLMHAIGRGDLAEDPRLARNDGRAQNNDMLDAAITEWTSQHALEHVLQVLEQAEVPSSKVYTAADIHQDPHFRARDMIQQHTLPDGQPIDLPGIVPKLSATPGQTNWVGPELGQHTAEILAGIGRSPEQIAALREQGVI
- a CDS encoding glycine zipper family protein is translated as MNSTTKIFAVSMAVLLSGCVTAPTGPNVMALPGAGKSYEQFRNDEAACQRAAQDRIGPYAPQAAADNAVGTAAAGTVIGAAAGALIGAATGRAGAGAAIGGGVGLLAGSSVAGDSAARSSYGMQREYNNVYTQCMYAKGNQVPVSGGYANSRRQYAPPQYAPAPQYSVPPDYYPPQRGNYGPPPDYAPY
- a CDS encoding porin, whose translation is MKKSLLALAALATLGSVSTVHAQSNVTIYGLIDATISTVNHADKQGDRLTGIPVAWFSGNRLGFRGAEDLGGGMKAIFKLEAEFVVGTGEMDTPGVLFNRDSWVGLQDTTFGQITLGRQNTLARDFSQVYGDAYGSKLGLEEGGFTNNNNFKQLIFYSGSATGTRYDRGLVWKKVFSNGVVAGLGYQFGNTAGQFARNTTKSAAIGYNGSNFIVSGFINQADVGNGVDTNLEKHKSFGLGGSYIFDLVRLNAGYFHYTAEQGALGQRKDNAYTVSAKFTPQGSFDYEIGYQVMKADNAAYNAAGTSTLNAYADASGSTATGSGNKKTLYGSTFYHLSKRTELYVAADYMKLSDGYRVGSANGFKNQTEFAMGMRTRF
- a CDS encoding GntP family permease, with protein sequence MSFIVVILALLFLMFVAYRGYSVILFAPVAALGAVLLTDPGMVAPMFTSVFMEKMVGFVKLYFPVFLLGAVFGKVIELSGFSKSIVSSVIQVVGRQRAMLSIVLVCGLLTYGGVSLFVVVFAVYPFAAEMFRQGGIPKRLIPGTIALGAFTFTMDSLPGTPQIQNIIPTTFFNTTTWAAPWLGVIGAVFILVTGLLYLEWCRRKAAANGEGYGTELLNEPEPIADGKLPHPLIALLPLVLVGVMNKFFTSWIPTVYGASHEMTLAGASKPITTQVSGVVAIWAVEAALLIGIFSVLLFAFKSVKEKFAEGSKAAVSGALLASMNTASEYGFGAVIAGLPGFVVIANALKSIPNPLVNEAVTVTTLAGVTGSASGGLSIALAAMSHTFIENAQAAGIPMEVLHRVAAMASGGMDTLPHNGAVITLLAVTGLSHRQSYKDIFVVTLIKTAAVFVVIGTYYLTGIV
- a CDS encoding ATP-binding protein; translated protein: MRNFFGSVANRVFLILLAGILVAVGSTGWLADSERRKNFKEWYESRIADRIEQIVISIDNVGPDTRSIVLQTSEKFGLESSLVNETEPTVNDNPSLTSAIKSKLGSERRVTVVKQKDCKLRERTGPRHFDECQAVYVALKDGAVLKVKLRVMREPGAPGGRPPGMPFPSLYFALFMVLIAVLAFVVAKMTARPIQLLANAAGELGSDIDRPPLDESGPTEVRQAATAFNAMQARIKRQIQHRTHMLAAITHDLQTPLTRLRLRLEKVGDGELRQKLLEDLAVMQSMVREGLDLARSMDSAEAMQKLDIDSLLDSVCADAVDARQDVTLEGRTRASIVAQPNALRRCLINLVDNATKYGRYARLQVGREGADIVIRIRDGGVGIPAELLERVFDPFFRLETSRSRDTGGTGLGLTIARNIAENHRATLQLRNHPAGGLEVTLRLPALN
- a CDS encoding MdtA/MuxA family multidrug efflux RND transporter periplasmic adaptor subunit, which gives rise to MTTTPTPKIDQPSQPQSRPALLPNQRQDGFQRGWLWLVAVVVLALAAYLIWGRTHPAADGAAGKPDQAGQAANGGAKGAGKGGKRGAFAGAGGPLPVGVAVAKSGDINIYISGLGSVTPEATAIVKSRVDGQLMKLHFQEGQVVKAGALLAELDPRPYQVAVTQAEGQLAKDTALLKAAQIDLQRYRTLLAQDSIASQQVDTQAALVKQYEGTVKSDQGSLDSARLQLTYSRVTAPIGGRLGLRQVDLGNVVHASDTNGIVIITQLQPITTVFSIPEDNIPSVMKQIQAGKKLPTDVWDRDQKNKLDSGYLLTIDNQVDSTTGTVKLKAELPNAGYTLFPSQFVNARMLLDTRKNAIVIPNAAIQRGSKGTFVYVVKPDHSVTIRQVMAGPTEGESTAIEQGIAAGETVVIDGIDKLKEGAKVEPVMRGGPAAAPAAADAAGAHKGGHRRRQDGAAAGDAPAAPAAANKSNSQ
- a CDS encoding phosphatase PAP2 family protein yields the protein MEEFNQSLFLLFNASAHPNPITLNTAMVAADLLIYLIPVSLLVGWLRGSEATRKLMLEAVVAGIVGLSISMLCGMLWQHPRPFAIGLGTNFLAHSPDSSFPSDHLTLQWSVAFSFLLHKRLRTLGLVYSLLGLPMAWARMYLGVHYPFDMAGAAAVAAVSAIICHRCTPWFMAPLFRCASAIYGFLFAPLIRRGWMMK